AAACCTGATTTTCCTTCCAATCGTTGACGAACCCGAAGCCATCCCATTTTCGGCCATCTGGTCGCCCCACAACCGAGATCCCGCACTATTGAATTTTCTCACGCTGGCGACACAAATGGGCCGCACACAGCCGAAGTCAGATTCGCGATAGTCCACCGTGAACGGTGCCGGAATAGTGTCGTCGTCACCCATCCGATTTGCCGCCGATAGTATTCGGCAGCCCTACAGCCACACCTTTGCTGTTGCACCTCGCGAAAACGACCATTCTCTGATCGCCTCCGTCTATTTTGCCGATTGGGGTCTATATGCGTGGAGGCCGAATACTCTGGGGCCAGATCATCGTCGTATTCACCATCGTCGTGGTGATGGTCTGGGCTGCAACGCAATGGGTGGCTTTCCGGCTCGGCTTCCAGCCACAGCTCGGCAATCCCTGGTTCGATATTGCCGGATGGCCGTTCTATTATCCACCGGCCTTCTTCTGGTGGTGGTTTTCCTATGACGCCTATGCGCCCGGCATCTTTACCGAAGGCGCGTTCATCGCCACGTCCGGGGCTGTTCTTGCCATAGCCGCCGCCTTTCTCCTGTCGATCATCCGGGCACGGGAAGCGCGCAATGTCGCCACCTACGGTTCGGCGCGATGGGCCGAGGATAAGGAAATCCATGCGGCCGGATTGCTCGGCCCGGATGGCGTCGTGTTGGGGCGGCACAGCAAGGATTATTTGCGTCATGACGGCCCCGAGCATGTGCTGTGCTTTGCGCCTACCCGATCCGGCAAGGGCGTGGGCCTAGTCGTGCCGACGCTGCTGACCTGGCCGGGAAGCTGCATTGTCCATGACATCAAGGGCGAGAACTGGAATCTGACCGCAGGTTTCCGCTCCCTTCATGGCCGTGCCCTGCTGTTCGATCCGACCAATGTGCATTCGGCAGCTTACAACCCGCTTCTGGAAGTGCGGCAGGGTGAATGGGAAGTCCGCGATGTGCAGAACATCGCGGACATTCTCGTTGATCCCGAAGGCAGCCTCGACAAACGCAACCATTGGGAAAAGACCAGTCACAGCCTGCTCGTCGGCGCGATCCTGCATGTTCTCTATGCCGAGAAGGAAAAGACGCTGGCGGGTGTCGCCAATTTCCTGTCCGATCCGCGCCGTCCGGTCGAGGCGACCTTACGCGCTATGATGGACACGCCGCATCTGGGCGAAGCCGGTGTGCATCCCGTCATTGCCTCATCTGCGCGGGAGCTTCTGAACAAATCGGAGAACGAACGCTCCGGCGTGCTTTCGACCGCCATGTCGTTTCTCGGTCTTTACCGAGATCCGGTTGTGGCCCGCGTGACTGAACGCTGCGACTGGCGCATCGCCGATCTGGTCGGTGCGAAGGAACCGGTCAGCCTCTATCTCGTGGTGCCACCCTCGGACATTAACCGCACCAAGCCGCTGATCCGCCTCATCCTCAATCAAGTCGGGCGGCGGCTGACCGAGGAACTGGAAAACTCCGGTAAGCGGCATCGGCTGCTGTTGATGCTGGACGAGTTCCCCGCACTGGGGCGGCTGGATTTCTTTGAATCGGCGCTCGCCTTCATGGCCGGTTACGGTCTGAAAGCGTTCCTGATCGCCCAATCGCTCAACCAGATCGAGCGTGCCTATGGGCAGAACAATGCCATTCTCGATAATTGCCATGTGCGCGTGGCCTTCGCGGCCAATGACGAACGCACCGCCAAGCGGATCAGTGATGCGCTCGGCACGGCAACCGAAATGCGGGATTCCACCAACTATGCCGGCCACCGCCTCGCGCCATGGCTGGGGCACCTCATGGTGTCGCGGCAGGAAACGGCGCGGCCACTCCTGACACCGGGCGAAATCATGCAGCTTCCACCCACCGACGAGATCGTCATGGTGGCGGGGGTGCCGCCGATCCGTGCGGCCAAGGCACGCTACTATGCTGATGCGCGGTTTCAGGAGCGGGTGATGTCGCCGCCCGATCTGCGCAAGCAGCCGGTGAACATCACCACATCGGCGCAGGACGACTGGACAAGCCGCGTTGTTGCGGCTGCGACCGGCAATGTCTCCGCCTCAGATACATCCGATGACGATCCGGCCAATGCAGGTATCCGGCGTGAACCGGAACTGCCCGAGCATGAGGAAATCATCTCGCCACCTCCGCCACCATCGCAGGAGTTCGATTTCCTCGATGATGAGCCGGACGTCGATGCAGCCAAGGCCCGTGACATGCGCCAGCGTATGCGCATGGTGGCGCGGCAGGC
This sequence is a window from Paracoccus aerodenitrificans. Protein-coding genes within it:
- a CDS encoding conjugal transfer protein TraG translates to MRGGRILWGQIIVVFTIVVVMVWAATQWVAFRLGFQPQLGNPWFDIAGWPFYYPPAFFWWWFSYDAYAPGIFTEGAFIATSGAVLAIAAAFLLSIIRAREARNVATYGSARWAEDKEIHAAGLLGPDGVVLGRHSKDYLRHDGPEHVLCFAPTRSGKGVGLVVPTLLTWPGSCIVHDIKGENWNLTAGFRSLHGRALLFDPTNVHSAAYNPLLEVRQGEWEVRDVQNIADILVDPEGSLDKRNHWEKTSHSLLVGAILHVLYAEKEKTLAGVANFLSDPRRPVEATLRAMMDTPHLGEAGVHPVIASSARELLNKSENERSGVLSTAMSFLGLYRDPVVARVTERCDWRIADLVGAKEPVSLYLVVPPSDINRTKPLIRLILNQVGRRLTEELENSGKRHRLLLMLDEFPALGRLDFFESALAFMAGYGLKAFLIAQSLNQIERAYGQNNAILDNCHVRVAFAANDERTAKRISDALGTATEMRDSTNYAGHRLAPWLGHLMVSRQETARPLLTPGEIMQLPPTDEIVMVAGVPPIRAAKARYYADARFQERVMSPPDLRKQPVNITTSAQDDWTSRVVAAATGNVSASDTSDDDPANAGIRREPELPEHEEIISPPPPPSQEFDFLDDEPDVDAAKARDMRQRMRMVARQASLDPNDGIEL